The region TTGTTCCTGAAAAAATGGTTGAGCTTGCATCTGTCACAGGGGCATCCCTTGAAGTCAATCTTTTCCACCGTACTGAAGAGAGAGTTTCTCGTATAATCTCTCATCTGAAATCCTTTGGTGCGACCTGTGTGCTTGGGGCACGAGGGAATGGTAGGCTTGACCTTGAACATGCCCGGGCGATTGTGGATCAGGAAGGAATATACAGTGCGGATGTTGTTCTTGTTCCCCTGGAAGACGGGGATAGATGCCAGAAGTTGGTGGAGATGGGTAAAACTGTTATTGCAATTGATTTGAATCCATTCTCTCGCACATCAAAAACAGCCACTCTTACGGTTGTGGACAATGTGAGTCGTGCGATGGCAAATCTAATCCACTATTCCCGGGAATTTGAAAACTGTAACCATGAAGAGCTTGGGGAAATAGCAGGGGATTTTGATAACGCTACCTTTCTCAGCGACGCTGTTGAGGAACTAATGGAGAATCTTAAGAACCAGTGAAGGTGATTGTTCTGGATATTATTGAAATCACAAGAGATTACGTGTCAGATGTGCTCTCCTATGAACCCAGTAGTCATGATATGGGTCACGTGGAGCGGGTGGAATCCCTTTGCGTGCATATAGGGGAAAAGGAAGGAGGAAATCCTGATGTATTGAGGCTTGCCGGCCTTTTGCATGACGTCGGGGTTGTCCGGGAATATGAGGAAGGTGGTGATCATGCATTGTATGGTGCTGAAATCGCAGGTTCTTTTCTGGCTGACAAAGAAGTTGACGAAAAAACCATCAAACATGTTGTGTCCTGCATACGTACTCACAGGTTCAGTCGGGGTATGGTTCCCGAATCACTCGAAGGGCAAATTTTACAGGATGCGGATAGGATTGATGCCCTGGGGGCGGTGGGAATTTTCAGGTCACTGCTTTCAATGGGAGCTTTGAGAGGATTAAAACATGCTTCAGGTATGGTGAAAGAAAGTTCCATGAATGCCTATGCACAAAATCCATTTGAAGGTTTTGAAGAATATATGGAAAGGAAGCCTTTTAAGATAATGGCTAGTCTGAATACCTGCACTTCCAGGGATATTGCAACAGAGAGGCTGAAAATTATGGAATATTTCCTTGAACAGCTCAGAAAGGAAGTTTATTGATATTGGAGGGGTTTTATGGCTGATATTTTGATAAAGAACGGTTACATCCTTACTATGGATCCTGATACAGGAGATCTCAAAAAAGGGGAAGTTGCCATTGAAAATGGCAGAATCATCTATGTGGGTCTTTCTTATAATGGCAAGGCAGACAAAATAATAGATGCAAGTGGTTCGGTGGTCATGCCTGGACTGGTAAATACCCATAATCATGCAGGTATGACACTCTTAAGGGGTTATGCCGATGATCTGCCACTTGCAGAATGGCTTGAAGATTATATCTGGCCCGTGGAAGAAAAATTGGGTCCGGAAGAAATCTATGCAGGGGTTAGGCTGGCATGCCTGGAGATGATAAAATCCGGAACAACCACCTTTGCTGACATGTATATTCATGAGCAGGCAGCTGCCCGTGCAGTTGAGGATTGTGGTATGCGTGCAGCTCTTTCCTATGGTATGATTGATTTTGGAGATCCTCAAAGGGCAGAATCTTCCCTTTTAAAAGGCAGGAATTTTGTAAAGGATTTCAATGGTGCAGCCAATGGTCGCATATCTGCTATGTATGGTCCTCATGCTCCTCATACTTGCTCTCAGCAATTCCTGCAGGATGTGCGTAAGCAGGCTCGCAAGGATGATGTAAAAGTTCACATCCATGTGCTTGAAACCGAAGCTGAACTGAACCAGATGAAAGAGAAGTATGGCAAGTGTTCGGTTAACATGCTTCATGACATTGGTTTTTTTGACAGTGATGTACTTGCTGCTCATTGTATATGGCTTTCAGAGGGGGATATGAATATTTTGGCTGAAACCGGGGTTCATGTGAGCCATGATCCTGTGAGTAATATGAAAACGGCAGCAGGTATAGCACCGGTGCCACAACTGCTTGAAAAAGGTGTGAATGTGTCCCTGAGTACGGATGGCTGTGCTTCAAACAATAATCTTGATATGTTCGGGGTAATGAAAACGGCTGCATTGCTCCATAAGGTAAACAGTATGGACCTAACTGTCATTGATGCCCGGAAAGTGCTTGAGATGGCCACTGTATACGGTGCAAAGGCACTTGGTATTGAGGCCGGTATGATCAAAGAGGGCTACTATGGTGACTTAATTGTTGTGGATATGAAACGTCCGCATCTCACTCCATTGTATGATGTTGATTCACATCTGGTCTATTCGGCTCGTGGTAGTGATGTAACAACAGTTTTGGTGGATGGGAAAGTGCTCATGGAAAACGGCAAGGTTCTATGTATGGATGAATATGAAATAATGATGGAAGCTTCTAAAGCTGCAAAAAAAACCGACAGTCAGCATCTGATTGATGTTCTGGGTTTGAATGATCCTTCAGTTGATCAATAATTTTTCCATGATCTATTTTAATGAAGATTGCCTGAAACTACAATCGGGCAATTCTATTTCTTTACACTCGCAGTATTTGGTCAGAAGATCATAAAAATAGGTTTTATTTATTATTTTTAAAATAAAATATATATTTGCTTTCTTGTATACTGTAAAAATAATTTAAAAACCTTCAATTTGAAAACACATATATAGTATGGCGTAGTATGTGATGTCAATCAGTTACGATTACATTATAGTGGAATGATTTTGTTCATGGTAAACAATGATTTTCATTGATGCCAGAACTTCCCACTATGTTATGCTATAGGGATGTTAAGTGTGGATTTTTCCATTCTTGGCGTTTGATTGCGAATTCAAATAAAATGTATGTCCGTTCATCCGGGCCTCTAAACGTATCCGTTCAATCGGACCTTAAACGTATCCGTTCATCCGGACCTTTAGTGTATCCGTTCAATCGGACCTTGAAGATAAAACAGGAGTGTGAAAATGAGCAAACTCAAATATGACCATGTATTTACTTCAGAATCGGTCGGTGCAGGGCATCCAGATAAGATCTGTGATCAGGTATCTGATGCAGTTCTGGATGCATGCCTGGAATTTGATCCTAACAGTCGTGTGGCATGTGAAACACTTGTAGCCCATGACCTTGTGGTAAATGCAGGTGAAATTACCTGTAAGGGTATGGAAAAGATTGATACAGAGAAAATAGCACGTGAAGTTGTTCGTGATATAGGATATGATCATAAGGACCTTCTTTTCTGGGACAAATCCTTTGAATACATATCAAAGATCCATGAACAATCTCCTGATATATCAATGGGAGTTACAGAGGGTACGGGGCTATATGAAGAGCAGGGTGCAGGGGACCAGGGTATGATGTTTGGTTATGCTACCAATGAAACAGATGAATACATGCCTGCTCCAATTGCGTATAGTCACAGGCTCCTCAGGTATCTGGACTCTATCCGTCAGGAAGGTAGGGTATCCTACTTAAGGCCGGATGCCAAATCACAGGTTTCAGTGAAATATGTAAATGGAAAACCTGACCACATAACAGCTGTAGTGGTTTCACAGCAAACTGATGACATCCCACTTGAAACAGTTCGTAATGAAATGGTAGGATTTATCAATGAAGTCCTTGAGCCAACCGGTATGTTGAGGTCAGATACCGAGTATTACATAAACCCAACCGGCGCATTCGTCCTGGGAGGTCCCTATGCGGATGCAGGAGTTACCGGACGTAAGATCATCGTGGATACCTATGGAGGAGTAGGCAGCCATGGAGGGGGAGCTTTCTCGGGTAAGGATCCATCCAAGGTTGATCGTTCAGCAGCATACTATGCAAGATATGTCGCCAAAAACATAGTTGCAGCAGGTCTTGCCGATAAATGTGAAATCCAGGTGGCCTATGCCATTGGTGTCTCAAAGCCTCTCAGTATCAATGTTGATACCTATGGTACAGGTGTAATAGAAGACCAGGAAATCCAGGATGTACTGGAATCCGGTGAAATATTTGATTTCCGACCGGCAGCCTTGATAGAAGATCTGAATTTGTTGCATCCTAAAGGTTGGTCATACAGGCAGGCATCTTCTTATGGTCATTTTGGCAGGAATATTTTCCCATGGGAACAACTTGACAAGGTTGATAGCCTCAAAGGAAAATTCAATCTCAACGTCGTGAAATGATTTTTGTCTGAATCGCAATAGTCGCTATTTGGATTGGGACTATGGATTTAGAAGTATATTTGGAATATTAGCATTGCTAAGAAGATGGTTAATTACTGGTGAAAACATGGTTACAAACAATGATTATAAAGTTAAGGATATTGGACTTGCTGACTCCGGTCGCAAGCAGTTAAATATAGCTGAACAGGAAATGCCGGGTCTTATGGCCACACGTGAAAAGTACGGGCCTATGAAACCACTCAAAGGAGCACGTATAAGTGGCAGTCTTCACATGACTGTTCAAACTGCAGTTCTTATTGAAACACTGGTTGAACTCGGTGCAGATGTGCGCTGGGCATCATGTAATATTTTCTCGACCCAGGATGAAGCAGCAGCCGCAATAGCAGATACAGGTGTTCCGGTTTTTGCATGGAAGGGTGAAACACTTGATGATTACTGGTGGTGCACCAAACAGGCATTGACCTGGCCAGATGGTAAAGGCCCAAATCTCATTGTGGATGATGGTGGAGATGCCACCCTGATGATGCATCGTGGGTATGCAGCAGAAGATGACCCCTCAATCCTTGATGAACCTACAGACAACAAGGAACTTATAGCCCAGAATGAAGTGCTTAAAAAATCCCTGAAGGAAGACCCTCAATTCTGGCATAAAGCAGTTGCTGATTGGAAGGGTGTGTCCGAGGAAACAACCACCGGTGTGCACAGATTGTATCACTGGGAGAGGAAGGGAGAACTTCTTACACCTGCTATAAATGTCAATGACTCTGTAACCAAGAGTAAATTCGATAATGTCTACGGATGCAGGGAATCCCTTGTAGATGCCATAAAGCGTGGTACTGATGTGATGATTGCAGGTAAGGTTGCAGTGGTTTGTGGCTATGGTGATGTCGGTAAAGGCTCAGCAGCAGCACTGGCTAATCACAAGGCAAGAGTAATTATTACAGAAACCGATCCAATCTGCGCACTGCAGGCATTGATGGAAGGCTATGATGTTATGACTGTTGAGGATGCACTGCCCTATGGGGATATTTATGTGACCACAACAGGAAACTGTGATGTCCTTACGACTGAACATATGTCTAACATGAAAGATCAGGCAATCGTCTGTAATATAGGCCATTTTGATAATGAGATTCAG is a window of Methanohalophilus mahii DSM 5219 DNA encoding:
- a CDS encoding HD domain-containing protein, with translation MKVIVLDIIEITRDYVSDVLSYEPSSHDMGHVERVESLCVHIGEKEGGNPDVLRLAGLLHDVGVVREYEEGGDHALYGAEIAGSFLADKEVDEKTIKHVVSCIRTHRFSRGMVPESLEGQILQDADRIDALGAVGIFRSLLSMGALRGLKHASGMVKESSMNAYAQNPFEGFEEYMERKPFKIMASLNTCTSRDIATERLKIMEYFLEQLRKEVY
- the metK gene encoding methionine adenosyltransferase, which gives rise to MSKLKYDHVFTSESVGAGHPDKICDQVSDAVLDACLEFDPNSRVACETLVAHDLVVNAGEITCKGMEKIDTEKIAREVVRDIGYDHKDLLFWDKSFEYISKIHEQSPDISMGVTEGTGLYEEQGAGDQGMMFGYATNETDEYMPAPIAYSHRLLRYLDSIRQEGRVSYLRPDAKSQVSVKYVNGKPDHITAVVVSQQTDDIPLETVRNEMVGFINEVLEPTGMLRSDTEYYINPTGAFVLGGPYADAGVTGRKIIVDTYGGVGSHGGGAFSGKDPSKVDRSAAYYARYVAKNIVAAGLADKCEIQVAYAIGVSKPLSINVDTYGTGVIEDQEIQDVLESGEIFDFRPAALIEDLNLLHPKGWSYRQASSYGHFGRNIFPWEQLDKVDSLKGKFNLNVVK
- the ahcY gene encoding adenosylhomocysteinase, with translation MVTNNDYKVKDIGLADSGRKQLNIAEQEMPGLMATREKYGPMKPLKGARISGSLHMTVQTAVLIETLVELGADVRWASCNIFSTQDEAAAAIADTGVPVFAWKGETLDDYWWCTKQALTWPDGKGPNLIVDDGGDATLMMHRGYAAEDDPSILDEPTDNKELIAQNEVLKKSLKEDPQFWHKAVADWKGVSEETTTGVHRLYHWERKGELLTPAINVNDSVTKSKFDNVYGCRESLVDAIKRGTDVMIAGKVAVVCGYGDVGKGSAAALANHKARVIITETDPICALQALMEGYDVMTVEDALPYGDIYVTTTGNCDVLTTEHMSNMKDQAIVCNIGHFDNEIQVDALNKMDNVKKVNIKPQVDEYQFPDGHSIYVLAEGRLVNLGLATGHPSFVMSNSFTNQTLAQIDLWESPKEVGVYRLSKVLDEEVARLHLEKLGAKLTKMSQEQAEYIGFPVEGPYKPEHYRY
- a CDS encoding 4-phosphopantoate--beta-alanine ligase: MTGIPRTHPRYHSLIARENIVEGVNKGITSMQGLVAQGRGECFDYLLGERTLPSALLAEKIASALLLLADRPVISVNGNTSALVPEKMVELASVTGASLEVNLFHRTEERVSRIISHLKSFGATCVLGARGNGRLDLEHARAIVDQEGIYSADVVLVPLEDGDRCQKLVEMGKTVIAIDLNPFSRTSKTATLTVVDNVSRAMANLIHYSREFENCNHEELGEIAGDFDNATFLSDAVEELMENLKNQ
- a CDS encoding amidohydrolase family protein, with amino-acid sequence MADILIKNGYILTMDPDTGDLKKGEVAIENGRIIYVGLSYNGKADKIIDASGSVVMPGLVNTHNHAGMTLLRGYADDLPLAEWLEDYIWPVEEKLGPEEIYAGVRLACLEMIKSGTTTFADMYIHEQAAARAVEDCGMRAALSYGMIDFGDPQRAESSLLKGRNFVKDFNGAANGRISAMYGPHAPHTCSQQFLQDVRKQARKDDVKVHIHVLETEAELNQMKEKYGKCSVNMLHDIGFFDSDVLAAHCIWLSEGDMNILAETGVHVSHDPVSNMKTAAGIAPVPQLLEKGVNVSLSTDGCASNNNLDMFGVMKTAALLHKVNSMDLTVIDARKVLEMATVYGAKALGIEAGMIKEGYYGDLIVVDMKRPHLTPLYDVDSHLVYSARGSDVTTVLVDGKVLMENGKVLCMDEYEIMMEASKAAKKTDSQHLIDVLGLNDPSVDQ